A window from Erythrobacter sp. YJ-T3-07 encodes these proteins:
- a CDS encoding copper chaperone PCu(A)C, producing the protein MEFKTTRPLRRTIHAGLAALGSAALILSVGACNSQPQPEGAASENASSELVITAPWSRETAKGQDAGGAFMTIANEGSGADRLLGGSTPVAGDVQIHTVDMTDGVMRMRQLSDGLEIPAGDTVTLKPGSFHIMLMGLNHPLERGETVPLTLTFAKAGPVEVELIVEPVGSQGPDVEGGSDE; encoded by the coding sequence ATGGAATTCAAAACGACCCGCCCGCTGCGGCGGACCATTCACGCTGGCCTCGCCGCGCTGGGCTCTGCTGCGCTGATCCTTTCGGTTGGGGCGTGCAACTCACAACCTCAGCCCGAGGGCGCGGCTAGCGAAAACGCCAGCAGCGAGCTCGTCATCACCGCCCCCTGGTCGCGCGAGACCGCGAAGGGCCAGGACGCGGGCGGCGCCTTCATGACCATCGCCAATGAGGGCAGCGGCGCCGACCGGCTGCTCGGCGGATCGACCCCGGTGGCGGGCGACGTGCAAATCCACACGGTCGACATGACCGATGGCGTGATGCGCATGCGTCAGCTGTCCGACGGGCTGGAAATCCCCGCAGGCGACACGGTCACGCTGAAGCCGGGCAGCTTCCACATCATGCTGATGGGCCTCAATCACCCGCTTGAACGGGGCGAAACCGTCCCCCTGACGCTCACTTTCGCGAAGGCCGGGCCGGTCGAGGTGGAACTCATTGTCGAGCCGGTCGGCTCGCAAGGCCCTGATGTGGAGGGAGGAAGCGATGAGTGA
- a CDS encoding TolC family outer membrane protein has translation MTRAALLGGAALLGTAPAQADTLRDAIAAAYATNPTLAEAQARQEALEEAPEQARAEGRPTLSAIAGAGYDDLGRGSAGSADLQAAMPIWTGGRVSSAVRASSADVTAGAQVVRDSEAAVLQQVVAAYADLLFAQEAVEVARIGIERLDRQIGEAQSRFDLGEATRTDVAQLQAQRSSVVANLADAEAALASARAAYRAVVGEEPGALEGDVPPPAMLPADLADARAAAELANPRLLERLRIVDASEARIDRARAEGAPSIELAGAYGRGVQDAGGSLRDYDSAASVGVTLRIPLLTGGLLASRVREAEATTRADRYAVQAELRETMRSVETAWATLQAAGQREEASRDGLAAAQIALDGVRAEYEFGLRSTIDILLAEQSYRSAQLALARARSDVLMAQAALLRATGHLDRAAFLGRQEEIGTIPG, from the coding sequence ATGACAAGAGCTGCGCTGCTCGGCGGAGCGGCGCTGCTCGGCACCGCTCCCGCCCAGGCCGACACGCTGCGCGATGCGATTGCGGCAGCCTATGCCACCAATCCCACGCTGGCCGAGGCGCAGGCCCGGCAGGAGGCGCTGGAGGAGGCCCCCGAACAGGCGCGGGCCGAAGGCCGGCCCACGCTCTCCGCAATTGCCGGCGCAGGCTACGACGATCTCGGTCGCGGGAGCGCGGGTAGCGCCGATCTGCAAGCAGCCATGCCGATCTGGACCGGCGGCCGCGTATCCTCAGCCGTCCGAGCATCCTCGGCAGATGTCACGGCGGGCGCACAGGTGGTGCGCGACAGCGAGGCGGCGGTTCTCCAGCAGGTGGTCGCAGCCTATGCCGACCTGCTGTTCGCACAGGAGGCGGTCGAGGTCGCGCGGATCGGGATCGAGCGGCTCGACCGGCAGATAGGCGAGGCACAATCGCGTTTCGATCTGGGCGAAGCAACGCGCACCGATGTCGCCCAGTTGCAGGCCCAGCGATCGAGCGTCGTCGCCAATCTCGCCGATGCCGAGGCCGCTCTTGCCAGCGCACGCGCAGCCTATCGCGCAGTGGTGGGAGAGGAACCGGGCGCGCTGGAGGGCGATGTGCCCCCACCCGCAATGCTTCCCGCCGACCTCGCCGATGCCCGCGCCGCTGCCGAGCTTGCCAATCCCCGCCTGCTGGAACGCCTGCGCATCGTCGACGCCTCCGAAGCCCGGATCGACCGCGCTCGGGCGGAGGGTGCGCCGAGTATCGAGCTTGCGGGGGCCTATGGCCGCGGCGTGCAAGACGCGGGAGGCAGCCTGCGGGATTACGACAGTGCCGCCAGCGTCGGCGTGACCTTGCGCATTCCGCTGCTGACCGGCGGGCTGTTGGCTTCGAGAGTGCGCGAGGCTGAGGCGACTACTCGCGCCGATCGCTACGCGGTGCAAGCCGAGCTACGCGAGACCATGCGCTCCGTCGAAACGGCCTGGGCCACACTTCAGGCAGCCGGACAACGCGAGGAGGCAAGCAGGGACGGGCTGGCGGCTGCACAGATCGCGCTCGACGGGGTGCGCGCGGAATACGAATTCGGCCTGCGCTCGACAATCGACATCCTGCTTGCCGAACAGAGTTATCGCTCTGCCCAGCTCGCCCTCGCCCGTGCGCGCAGCGACGTGCTGATGGCACAGGCCGCACTGCTCAGGGCGACCGGCCATCTCGACCGCGCGGCCTTTCTGGGCCGGCAAGAGGAGATTGGCACAATCCCCGGCTAG
- a CDS encoding DUF2946 family protein, with the protein MKPLRASIREYRHLALALLLVAFFIRAIIPAGFMVSAGSDTVLSVTICSDASAGLKQMQLVIPGKKPASGHSDGMEKAQHCAFSSLAKAADGAADAALLALAFAFILVLGLAPVRRLALQRNPYLRPPLRGPPAAARQS; encoded by the coding sequence ATGAAGCCCTTGCGCGCCTCGATTCGGGAATACCGACACCTTGCGCTCGCGCTGCTGCTGGTGGCGTTTTTTATCCGGGCGATAATCCCCGCAGGCTTCATGGTGTCCGCTGGCAGCGACACCGTTCTTTCGGTGACGATCTGTTCCGATGCCTCCGCCGGTCTCAAGCAGATGCAGCTGGTCATCCCGGGCAAGAAGCCGGCCAGCGGGCATTCGGATGGCATGGAGAAGGCCCAGCACTGCGCCTTCTCGAGCCTCGCAAAGGCGGCCGACGGTGCTGCCGATGCCGCACTGCTGGCGCTCGCCTTCGCCTTCATCCTCGTGCTCGGCCTGGCGCCGGTGCGGCGGCTTGCGTTACAGCGAAACCCTTACCTCCGACCGCCGCTGCGCGGACCTCCGGCAGCGGCCCGACAATCCTAG
- a CDS encoding ATP-binding cassette domain-containing protein → MIKLENIERRYTSDEVETTALVDVNLEVAEGEFLAIMGPSGCGKSTLLNTLGTIDRPTSGQYWFGEEDLAAMDEKALAKFRAAQLGFVFQSFNLIDELTIEENIALGLAYRKDVSGNKAERVAAAMDTVSIAHRARHFPHQLSGGQQQRAAIARAIVGQPRLILADEPTGNLDTANGEQVMDILTALNAGGATIVMVTHSPSHADMAKRRIDMLDGRIVASAMRAI, encoded by the coding sequence GTGATCAAGCTCGAGAATATCGAACGCCGCTACACCTCGGACGAGGTCGAGACGACCGCTCTCGTCGATGTGAACCTAGAGGTGGCAGAGGGCGAATTCCTCGCCATCATGGGGCCGTCGGGCTGCGGCAAATCCACCCTGCTCAACACGCTGGGGACGATCGATCGGCCAACCTCGGGCCAGTACTGGTTCGGCGAAGAAGACCTTGCCGCCATGGACGAGAAAGCGCTGGCGAAGTTCCGCGCTGCGCAGCTGGGCTTCGTTTTCCAGAGCTTCAACCTGATCGACGAGCTGACGATCGAGGAAAACATCGCGCTGGGCCTCGCCTATCGCAAGGATGTGTCAGGCAACAAGGCGGAGCGGGTCGCTGCGGCGATGGACACGGTCAGCATCGCCCACCGTGCGCGCCATTTCCCGCACCAGCTGTCGGGCGGCCAGCAGCAGCGCGCCGCCATCGCCCGCGCCATCGTGGGCCAGCCCAGGCTGATCCTCGCCGACGAACCGACCGGCAACCTCGACACCGCCAATGGCGAGCAGGTGATGGACATCCTCACCGCGCTCAACGCCGGTGGTGCGACCATCGTGATGGTCACCCACTCCCCCAGCCATGCCGATATGGCGAAACGCCGGATCGACATGCTCGACGGCCGGATCGTCGCCAGCGCCATGCGCGCGATCTGA
- a CDS encoding response regulator, which produces MSANGQQGEASSAKAGLAILLIDDRPEVASAMEIAFRMAGHSLAVAHEPEEAFSQLARSRFDGIVLDLNFTPGKSDGKEGLACLARIMADDPAACVVVLTAHGGVRMAVAAMQAGARDFAVKPWNNADLIGKVEAAVAREPTAPAAGAIAADRNMPPARILGESAPIEELRQLIRRVGPTTAGVAITGPSGAGRMLAALAVHAASADTQNVPLRIDLREEGALDAIGDASGSAILRYPDRLGELAQDRLAAKLSENIRPIAIVDRLNALTPALRRRIATIELAVPPLAQRRADIPVLARHFATDAAIRFGRAIPRISEAAETALREAEWPGEVRGLAAEMERAVLLCDDGTIDTAALSIGTPVAASAPAENNAPTFDLDRTEKAMIAAALAEHHHNVSHAAKALGLSRGALYRRMERHGL; this is translated from the coding sequence GTGTCCGCAAATGGACAGCAGGGCGAAGCGTCAAGCGCAAAAGCGGGGCTGGCGATTCTTCTGATCGACGACCGGCCGGAAGTCGCCAGCGCGATGGAGATCGCATTCCGCATGGCCGGGCACAGCCTGGCGGTGGCGCACGAGCCGGAGGAGGCGTTCTCGCAGCTCGCGCGGTCCCGCTTCGACGGGATCGTGCTCGACCTCAATTTTACCCCGGGGAAAAGCGACGGCAAGGAAGGGCTTGCCTGTCTCGCCCGGATCATGGCGGACGACCCGGCGGCGTGTGTCGTGGTGCTGACTGCGCATGGCGGGGTGCGCATGGCGGTCGCCGCGATGCAGGCGGGTGCGCGCGACTTTGCGGTGAAGCCGTGGAACAACGCCGACCTGATCGGCAAGGTTGAAGCTGCCGTGGCGCGAGAACCGACCGCGCCTGCTGCGGGCGCAATTGCTGCCGACCGCAACATGCCGCCAGCGCGCATCCTTGGCGAAAGCGCGCCGATCGAGGAATTGCGCCAGCTGATCCGCCGGGTCGGCCCGACGACGGCGGGCGTCGCAATCACCGGGCCTTCGGGGGCAGGGCGGATGCTGGCCGCCCTCGCCGTGCACGCCGCTTCTGCGGATACGCAGAACGTGCCACTGCGGATCGATCTGCGCGAAGAAGGCGCGCTCGACGCAATCGGGGACGCGTCGGGCAGTGCGATCCTACGCTATCCGGACCGGCTCGGCGAACTGGCGCAGGATCGCCTCGCCGCAAAGCTCAGTGAGAACATCCGCCCGATCGCGATCGTCGACCGGCTCAATGCGCTGACCCCTGCGCTTCGCCGACGGATCGCGACGATCGAGCTTGCCGTACCTCCTCTCGCGCAACGGCGCGCGGACATCCCCGTCCTGGCACGCCATTTCGCGACCGATGCAGCGATCCGCTTCGGCCGCGCCATCCCGCGCATTTCCGAAGCTGCCGAGACGGCCTTGCGGGAGGCGGAGTGGCCCGGTGAGGTACGAGGGCTGGCCGCGGAGATGGAGCGCGCCGTGCTGCTGTGTGATGACGGGACGATCGATACCGCAGCCTTGTCGATCGGCACGCCCGTTGCGGCCAGCGCGCCTGCGGAGAACAACGCGCCCACCTTCGATCTCGACCGCACGGAAAAGGCGATGATCGCCGCCGCGCTGGCAGAGCACCATCACAATGTCAGCCATGCGGCCAAGGCACTCGGGCTCAGCCGGGGGGCGCTGTACCGCCGGATGGAGCGTCACGGGCTATGA
- a CDS encoding SCO family protein has translation MSDSFPELEEEDQTPEERAAGLRIFRMIVWLFVALFAGMGLFALFGPDRQPAADQPTGYADTVGGAFSLTAADGSTVTDQTLKGKPFAIFFGFTRCPDVCPTTLASLAKLRKQMGEDGDKFRIVFVSVDPGYDSPEDIGRYVDLFGTPTIGLTGSDEEIARITKAYHAFYKKVPTEGDDYTIDHTASVYLMDAEGKLRSTIDYHEDPKTSLAKLERLVDKT, from the coding sequence ATGAGTGATTCGTTTCCAGAGCTCGAAGAAGAAGACCAGACGCCGGAGGAACGCGCGGCGGGTTTGAGAATCTTCCGCATGATCGTCTGGCTGTTCGTGGCGCTTTTCGCCGGGATGGGTCTGTTCGCCCTGTTCGGGCCGGACAGGCAACCCGCAGCGGATCAACCGACCGGTTATGCCGACACGGTGGGCGGCGCATTCTCGCTCACCGCCGCGGATGGTTCGACCGTCACCGACCAGACACTGAAGGGAAAGCCATTTGCGATCTTCTTCGGTTTCACCCGATGCCCGGATGTGTGCCCGACGACACTCGCAAGCCTCGCCAAACTGCGCAAGCAGATGGGTGAGGATGGCGACAAGTTCCGAATCGTGTTCGTCTCAGTCGACCCCGGCTACGACAGTCCGGAAGATATCGGGCGCTATGTCGATCTGTTCGGCACACCGACCATCGGATTGACCGGGTCGGACGAAGAAATCGCCCGGATCACAAAGGCCTACCACGCCTTCTACAAGAAGGTGCCGACCGAGGGCGACGACTACACCATCGACCACACCGCGTCGGTCTACCTGATGGATGCCGAGGGCAAGCTACGCTCGACCATCGACTATCACGAGGATCCGAAGACCTCGCTCGCCAAGCTGGAGCGGCTGGTCGACAAGACTTGA
- a CDS encoding ABC transporter permease: MNRFALLSLYRSLTRHKLYAALNIGGLAIGIAVFIVLGLYVRFETSYETWLPDHDEVYAVRTEWKDQSSPFAGFYNESMGGLLDQLREDFPALVGTRIMGGEGGGVVQYDNTAVTEDVAMVDPSFFEVFDLPIVAGRGKGALSQPDGVVISESAAERYFGKGDPVGKSLTVSMWEAKTYRVEGVFADLPANSDYKLSVLIPLPDDMEAKNSSWYHWGSTSLETYLRFADAADAAGFDAAMPDFVERRGRADMGENASDVVGLSLLPLSDLHLTPTGNSASRAKMTLVTLGLVGTFALLIALINYINLATARAGLRAREVAMRKVLGADRHAVMRQFLAEALLTVAIASLMGLILAELGLPLINAAGGLSLAIPYALVVPALAVLTLIAGLLAGIYPAIVLSRYQPAAVLAASRSPGGGRAGARIREALVVVQFALAIAFLIGTAVLVAQTQHVRSSDVGFQRDGLMTVLSLRDSLVDDSQRRAFTEAVRAMPNVKSVALANTVVGGSGTRNADNVPLPGVVGDGPSVMWEIVGPGFFDVYAPRLIAGRLFDGRAADDNGTSDQSKPQNILINRQAVSVLGFSDPQDAIGKTIGGERPRTVIGVIDNLSFFGPREPVNPTYYYYYADPLRTGNIVASIRFSGDPRTFQNQLEGVWQRIVPQVPFNAQTADERLTRFYEDDDRATRLFAIGAGLAVLIGVVGLWGLASFNTARRVKEIGIRKSLGASATDIVKLLVGQFMRPVLIANLIAWPLAYFAMRTWLAGFDDRIALSPLFFIGASLVAIVIAMLTVLGQSLRASRTAPAWALRHD; encoded by the coding sequence ATGAACCGCTTCGCCCTGCTCTCACTCTATCGCTCGCTCACCCGGCACAAGCTTTACGCCGCGCTCAATATCGGGGGGCTGGCGATCGGGATCGCCGTGTTCATCGTTCTCGGCCTCTATGTCCGGTTCGAGACGAGCTACGAGACCTGGCTGCCCGATCACGACGAAGTCTACGCCGTCCGCACGGAATGGAAAGACCAGTCGAGCCCGTTTGCCGGGTTCTACAACGAGAGCATGGGCGGCTTGCTCGATCAGCTGCGCGAGGACTTTCCGGCTCTCGTCGGCACGCGGATCATGGGTGGCGAGGGCGGCGGGGTCGTGCAGTACGACAATACCGCCGTGACGGAGGATGTCGCGATGGTCGACCCCTCCTTCTTCGAGGTGTTCGACCTGCCGATCGTGGCGGGCCGCGGCAAGGGCGCATTGTCCCAGCCCGATGGCGTGGTGATCAGCGAGAGCGCCGCCGAACGCTATTTCGGGAAGGGCGATCCCGTCGGGAAGTCCCTGACGGTGTCCATGTGGGAGGCCAAGACCTATCGCGTGGAAGGCGTCTTCGCCGACCTTCCGGCCAATAGCGATTACAAACTCTCGGTTCTGATTCCTCTGCCCGACGACATGGAAGCCAAAAATTCGAGCTGGTATCATTGGGGCAGCACCAGTCTGGAGACCTATCTGCGCTTTGCCGACGCTGCGGACGCTGCAGGGTTCGACGCAGCAATGCCCGATTTCGTCGAACGGCGCGGTCGCGCCGATATGGGGGAGAATGCCAGCGACGTTGTCGGCCTCAGCCTGTTGCCGCTGTCGGACCTTCATCTGACGCCCACCGGCAATTCGGCCTCGAGGGCGAAGATGACGCTGGTGACGCTGGGCCTGGTGGGGACATTTGCCCTGCTCATCGCGCTCATCAATTACATCAATCTGGCAACGGCCCGCGCCGGACTGCGCGCCCGCGAAGTCGCCATGCGCAAGGTCCTCGGTGCCGATCGCCATGCCGTGATGCGCCAGTTCCTCGCCGAAGCGCTGCTGACCGTGGCGATCGCCAGCCTGATGGGCCTGATCCTGGCCGAGCTCGGCCTGCCGCTGATCAATGCTGCCGGCGGGCTTTCGCTTGCCATTCCCTATGCCCTCGTCGTCCCCGCGCTGGCGGTGTTGACGCTGATCGCGGGTCTGCTTGCCGGCATCTATCCCGCGATCGTGCTGTCGCGATATCAGCCCGCAGCTGTGCTTGCCGCGTCGCGTTCCCCCGGCGGAGGACGGGCCGGCGCGAGGATCAGGGAGGCCCTGGTGGTGGTGCAGTTCGCACTCGCTATCGCCTTCCTGATCGGCACCGCCGTGCTGGTCGCGCAGACGCAGCATGTCCGATCGTCGGATGTCGGGTTCCAGCGCGACGGACTGATGACGGTCCTTTCGCTACGGGACAGTCTCGTCGACGATAGCCAGCGCCGCGCATTTACCGAAGCCGTACGCGCGATGCCGAATGTCAAAAGCGTCGCGCTGGCGAACACGGTCGTCGGCGGCAGTGGAACCCGCAACGCCGACAACGTGCCCCTTCCCGGCGTGGTCGGCGACGGCCCCTCGGTGATGTGGGAGATCGTCGGACCCGGCTTCTTCGACGTCTATGCACCCAGACTGATCGCAGGCCGCTTGTTCGATGGCCGTGCTGCCGACGACAACGGCACATCCGATCAAAGCAAGCCGCAGAACATCCTCATCAACCGGCAGGCCGTGAGCGTTCTGGGCTTCAGCGATCCGCAGGATGCGATCGGCAAGACGATCGGCGGCGAAAGGCCGCGCACTGTCATCGGAGTGATCGACAATCTGAGCTTCTTCGGCCCTCGCGAACCGGTCAATCCGACCTATTACTACTATTACGCCGATCCCCTGAGGACCGGGAATATCGTCGCCTCGATCCGCTTCAGCGGCGATCCGCGCACTTTTCAGAACCAGCTGGAAGGGGTGTGGCAGCGGATCGTTCCGCAGGTACCGTTCAACGCACAGACGGCCGACGAGCGCCTGACCCGGTTCTACGAAGACGATGATCGCGCCACGCGCCTGTTTGCAATCGGAGCTGGGCTCGCGGTCCTGATCGGCGTGGTCGGCCTGTGGGGCCTCGCCTCCTTCAACACCGCGCGGCGGGTGAAGGAGATCGGCATCCGCAAGTCGCTGGGTGCGTCGGCAACCGATATCGTCAAGCTGCTGGTCGGCCAGTTCATGCGTCCCGTGTTGATCGCGAACCTGATCGCCTGGCCGCTCGCGTACTTTGCGATGCGCACCTGGCTGGCTGGGTTCGATGACCGGATTGCGCTCTCTCCGCTGTTTTTCATCGGGGCCAGCCTGGTCGCGATCGTGATCGCGATGCTCACCGTGCTTGGCCAGTCGCTCCGCGCGAGCCGTACCGCTCCGGCATGGGCGCTGCGCCATGATTAG
- a CDS encoding efflux transporter outer membrane subunit, with amino-acid sequence MRKSLALLFTSALALSACAPSLQDAPVGSAVTPPIEWRTQLGASAPVEAAWWESFGDPQLSRLVEQARLNNPDVRIAAARVDEARATEQASRGYLLPSLGVGVEGGVQREVSALGRPQESVAAQPTFRASYELDLFGKNAARVDAAEAGVAASASGEEAARLAVSAATATGYITLLALDARLAVLEDTLAARQDALKFARDRAEVGYTSQLPLRQAEAEYQATAQLVPQLKAQIARQENALSVLTGELPGGIERGGTLDELVAPAPPATLPSELLRRRPDIAAAEYRIAAADAKMRVARADFMPSIDLGASAGLALSDLLADPISVWSLGGSILAPIFQGGRLQAQLDGATAQRDQAAWAYRSTVLGAFREVEDRMAILANLGEQQTALEAQRSAVEDALRHARNRYRAGYTPYIEQVDAQRALLGVELSLVQAKADELTTLVGLYQAVGGAPR; translated from the coding sequence ATGCGCAAGTCTCTTGCCCTTCTGTTCACATCCGCGCTCGCGCTGTCCGCCTGCGCGCCGAGCCTGCAGGATGCCCCCGTGGGATCCGCCGTGACGCCGCCGATCGAGTGGCGCACGCAGCTGGGTGCGAGCGCTCCGGTCGAGGCGGCATGGTGGGAAAGCTTCGGCGATCCGCAGCTGTCCCGCCTCGTCGAACAGGCGAGGCTCAACAATCCCGATGTCCGCATCGCTGCGGCACGGGTGGATGAGGCACGCGCGACCGAACAGGCTTCACGCGGGTACCTGCTGCCATCCCTCGGCGTGGGCGTCGAAGGCGGAGTACAGCGCGAGGTGTCGGCGCTGGGGCGGCCACAGGAGTCGGTTGCGGCCCAGCCGACCTTTCGCGCCTCCTACGAACTCGACCTGTTCGGCAAGAACGCCGCGCGCGTCGATGCGGCAGAGGCAGGCGTCGCGGCGAGCGCTTCTGGTGAGGAAGCCGCACGTCTCGCGGTGAGCGCGGCCACCGCCACGGGCTATATCACGCTGCTCGCGCTGGATGCGCGGCTCGCGGTGCTGGAGGATACGCTGGCGGCGCGTCAGGACGCGCTCAAGTTCGCCCGCGACCGTGCCGAGGTCGGCTATACGTCGCAGCTGCCCTTGCGGCAGGCGGAGGCCGAATATCAGGCGACCGCGCAGCTGGTCCCGCAATTGAAGGCGCAGATTGCGCGGCAGGAGAATGCGCTCTCGGTCCTGACCGGGGAACTGCCCGGCGGCATCGAGCGCGGCGGGACGCTGGACGAACTGGTGGCTCCGGCACCGCCCGCAACGCTCCCTTCGGAACTTCTGCGCCGCAGACCGGATATCGCCGCGGCGGAATACCGGATTGCCGCAGCCGATGCCAAAATGCGCGTCGCGCGCGCCGATTTCATGCCATCGATCGATCTGGGGGCGAGCGCGGGACTGGCCCTCTCCGACCTGCTTGCCGATCCGATCAGCGTCTGGTCGCTCGGCGGCAGCATCCTCGCCCCGATCTTCCAGGGCGGGCGGCTGCAGGCCCAGCTCGACGGAGCAACTGCGCAGCGCGATCAGGCTGCGTGGGCCTATCGCTCCACCGTGCTTGGTGCCTTCCGGGAGGTGGAGGATCGGATGGCAATCCTGGCCAATCTCGGCGAACAGCAGACCGCGCTGGAGGCCCAGCGGAGCGCGGTCGAGGATGCGCTGCGCCATGCGCGCAACCGCTACCGCGCGGGATATACGCCCTATATCGAGCAGGTCGATGCGCAGCGCGCGCTGCTCGGGGTCGAACTCTCGCTGGTTCAGGCGAAGGCCGACGAACTGACCACGCTGGTGGGGCTGTATCAGGCGGTCGGCGGCGCCCCGCGCTAG
- a CDS encoding efflux RND transporter periplasmic adaptor subunit, whose amino-acid sequence MMTHTAEQSNSLSTPAPGAAMDRKVEKKKVPWWRDKRLLIAIAVIAIAFVGWRAIPASGSTNVDADDIQTGEVTRAAFDDYLPVRASVVPATTTLVGVMSGGQVEELFVQDGALVTKDQPLARLANPDLELTVLSQEAQIASQLGGVAGENLGIQRSRVDRAGQVAAAEYDLVRARRELDIRQQLHDKGFVSDAGVKSYQEEVDYQTQRLAQLRQGRATEAGITATQGRMLDATRARLQSNLSAVRGSLDALTIRAPMAGRLTNFPLQPGQTLAPGDPAGQVDSEGDWKLEAEVDEYYLGRVEVGQKATTSDGATLTVSKVLPTVTDGRFRVELTFEKMPSQSLNRGQTLDVRITLGAAKPALIAPTGGWLTEGGSAAFVIDPDGKHARRVSVTLGRRNPRQVEILSGLEPGQRIVTSNLARVKGDTINIR is encoded by the coding sequence ATGATGACGCACACAGCCGAACAGTCCAACAGTTTGTCTACGCCCGCACCCGGTGCCGCGATGGATCGCAAGGTCGAAAAGAAGAAGGTGCCGTGGTGGCGCGACAAGCGTTTGCTGATTGCCATCGCGGTGATCGCCATCGCCTTTGTCGGGTGGCGCGCGATCCCTGCGAGCGGTTCAACCAATGTCGATGCGGACGACATCCAGACAGGCGAAGTGACCCGCGCCGCCTTCGACGATTACCTGCCGGTTCGCGCGAGCGTGGTGCCCGCCACGACCACCCTCGTCGGCGTGATGAGCGGGGGTCAGGTGGAGGAGCTGTTCGTGCAGGACGGCGCGCTGGTTACCAAGGACCAGCCACTCGCCCGGCTCGCCAATCCCGATCTTGAGCTCACCGTGCTCAGCCAGGAAGCGCAGATCGCCAGCCAGCTGGGCGGTGTCGCGGGCGAGAATCTGGGTATTCAGCGCTCCCGCGTCGATCGCGCGGGGCAGGTAGCGGCGGCGGAGTACGATCTGGTCCGCGCACGGCGCGAGCTCGATATCCGTCAGCAGCTGCACGACAAGGGCTTCGTCTCCGATGCCGGGGTCAAAAGCTATCAGGAAGAGGTCGACTACCAGACCCAGCGCCTCGCCCAGCTGCGCCAGGGCCGCGCCACCGAAGCGGGGATCACTGCGACACAGGGCCGCATGCTCGACGCCACCCGCGCGCGTTTGCAGAGCAACCTGTCCGCCGTGCGCGGCAGCCTCGATGCCCTGACGATCCGCGCGCCGATGGCCGGGCGGTTGACCAATTTCCCGCTCCAGCCGGGGCAGACGCTCGCGCCGGGCGATCCTGCCGGACAGGTTGACAGCGAAGGCGACTGGAAGCTGGAGGCGGAGGTCGACGAATATTATCTCGGCCGGGTCGAGGTCGGTCAGAAGGCGACCACCTCCGACGGAGCGACGCTGACCGTATCCAAGGTACTGCCGACCGTTACCGATGGCCGTTTCCGCGTCGAGCTGACCTTCGAGAAAATGCCCAGCCAGAGCCTCAATCGCGGGCAGACGCTCGACGTGCGGATCACGCTCGGCGCGGCAAAGCCTGCGCTGATCGCCCCCACGGGCGGATGGCTGACGGAAGGCGGCTCCGCGGCCTTCGTGATCGATCCCGATGGCAAGCATGCCCGCCGGGTCTCCGTCACCCTGGGCCGCCGCAATCCGCGCCAGGTCGAAATCCTGTCCGGCCTCGAACCGGGCCAGCGCATCGTCACCAGCAATCTCGCCCGGGTGAAGGGCGACACCATCAATATCCGCTGA